A region of Desulfatirhabdium butyrativorans DSM 18734 DNA encodes the following proteins:
- a CDS encoding sulfurtransferase TusA family protein encodes MTAEALANITVSNTVDARGSACPGPLLEAKKGIGKVKIGEVLEIYSSDPGTKTDIPAWAKKAGHEFLGVLPTDGYEKLFVRRKK; translated from the coding sequence ATGACAGCAGAAGCATTGGCGAACATCACCGTATCCAACACCGTAGATGCTCGGGGCAGCGCATGCCCGGGCCCGCTGCTCGAGGCCAAAAAAGGCATCGGCAAAGTGAAAATCGGGGAAGTACTGGAAATCTACTCGAGCGATCCAGGCACCAAAACAGACATTCCGGCATGGGCGAAGAAGGCCGGGCACGAATTTCTCGGCGTGCTGCCGACGGATGGGTATGAAAAACTGTTCGTCCGCAGAAAGAAGTAG
- a CDS encoding hydrogenase iron-sulfur subunit: METGAQTHEGKILILATEACAYPGADSVGQAHAGYPANTYVLRVRSPVMFPERFYMDCFRKGIDGIIVMSCGEECPYPGAYKALAERIDRVYQLMKAEGIDLHRLRLTAICTVCNRAFLKEVNDMNRWIVEHGPVQWKKAA; the protein is encoded by the coding sequence ATGGAAACAGGCGCTCAAACACACGAGGGAAAAATCCTGATTCTGGCAACCGAAGCCTGCGCCTATCCGGGCGCCGATTCGGTCGGCCAGGCCCATGCGGGCTATCCCGCCAACACCTATGTGCTGCGGGTGCGATCTCCCGTCATGTTTCCGGAGCGATTCTACATGGACTGTTTCCGCAAGGGCATCGACGGGATTATCGTCATGTCCTGCGGCGAGGAATGCCCCTATCCGGGAGCGTACAAGGCGCTGGCGGAGCGTATCGATCGTGTGTACCAGTTGATGAAGGCCGAAGGCATCGATCTGCACCGGTTGCGCTTGACCGCCATCTGCACGGTGTGCAACCGGGCATTCCTGAAAGAAGTGAACGACATGAACCGGTGGATCGTCGAACACGGGCCGGTGCAGTGGAAGAAAGCCGCATGA